The nucleotide sequence CACAAACATATATTTGATATTTTCCAGTTTTATTTGCAACAAAAATAACTCTACTCTGGGCAATTCCTGGCTTTCCAGTAAGAAATAAAACAATATCATCGTTAACAACATGAGCAAAATAAAAGGGGTCTTTCAAAATATTATAATTTTTCCTAAAAAGTTCTTGTTCTTCTAAATTATCAAAAACAGAGACAACAATATTTCCCTTTTCATTTTTAACCGAAATTATAATATTTACTGGAAAGTCCTGTTTACTTTCCTCAATATCTTCAACAAAATTTTCACTTTTGATATTAAAATATCCAGAATAAAAAAGGTCTTTACTCAATGTATTTGAAAAATTTTCCCAGTAGTTATTTTTTTCAATTTGAAAAAGTAAAACAACCTCTGCTTTTTGAGTAAAATCCTTTGTTATTTGAAGAAAAACTTGTGGAACAGAAAAACACGGCATTATAATTAAGAAAAAAAACAAAAGAAATTTTCTCATTACCCCTCCTCTTTTTTAAACTCTATTGTCACTTCAAGATACTCCTCTTTTATTTCCTCAGGAAATGGAGGAATATTTTTTGTAGATTTTATCGCACTTTCTGCTGACTTGTCAAATGGTTTGTACCCAGAACTTTTTTCAATTCTTAAATTAGATATTTCTCCATTTTTATAAATCCTAAAAGAAATTATTGTAGAAAAGTCACCAATAATGTTACCAAAGTTCCAGTTTTCTTCAATCTTATTTTTCAAAAGTGATATATACCAGGAAGGTATATCATTTGAAATTCTTAAATTCTCTAAATTTAATGATGTAGAAAAAAGAGTTGACATATCTTCTTGGCTTATTTCCTGTTTAATATTTGTTTTATTGCTACTACCTTTTGTATTAGAACTACTTATTTCTCGATTTCCAATTTTGCTTAAAAGTTCTTTTTTATATTCATCAGCATTAAAAGAAGATGTCTTACTACTTGGAGAAATTTCACCAGCAGAAGAACTTTTCCTCCCTGAAGAACCTTTTTTTTCAGAAGAAATTTTTGTTTTTTCTTGATATTTTTCTTTTACCTCTTTTTTTACTTCTTTTTCCTCTTCAGTTTTATAATTTTCTCCAACAGGGGTGTTAATTACCTGCATAACTCCCGGAATATCAACTATCTGTACAAAAAAAACATTCTCTTTCCTCTTCATATTTACAGAAGAAAAAATCAAAAAAACACCCGCAACGATATGAATTACAACAGATAATAAGAAACTCCTTTTTTTTACTTTACCTGTGTCGCCAAACCTACTTTCTCTATTTCGCATTCCTTTATTATATCTAAAACTTTAATTATGTTATTATAAGAGACATCTTTATCACCTTTAACAATTACAGAAATACCTGTCCCTTTTTTTTCTTTTAATTCCTTATATAGGTCTCTTAATGTAATTTTTGTACTTCCCAAATAATATGTTTCATCTTTTGCAACAGTTATAACTACACTCTTTTCTACTTCTACTTTTGATGGAGATGATTCTGGCAATTTAACTTCAATCCCCTGTTCAATTAAAGGTGCCATCATCAAAAGCATTATTACAAGATTTAAAGCAACATCAACAAGATTTGTAATACTTATATTTGAAAGTATAGAACTATTTTTATTATCAAAATAGTTATTCATTTTTAATTTTCAAATAATTTAAAATATCTCCTGTTATACTGAACATATCTGTTTT is from bacterium and encodes:
- a CDS encoding energy transducer TonB, with protein sequence MRNRESRFGDTGKVKKRSFLLSVVIHIVAGVFLIFSSVNMKRKENVFFVQIVDIPGVMQVINTPVGENYKTEEEKEVKKEVKEKYQEKTKISSEKKGSSGRKSSSAGEISPSSKTSSFNADEYKKELLSKIGNREISSSNTKGSSNKTNIKQEISQEDMSTLFSTSLNLENLRISNDIPSWYISLLKNKIEENWNFGNIIGDFSTIISFRIYKNGEISNLRIEKSSGYKPFDKSAESAIKSTKNIPPFPEEIKEEYLEVTIEFKKEEG
- a CDS encoding biopolymer transporter ExbD yields the protein MNNYFDNKNSSILSNISITNLVDVALNLVIMLLMMAPLIEQGIEVKLPESSPSKVEVEKSVVITVAKDETYYLGSTKITLRDLYKELKEKKGTGISVIVKGDKDVSYNNIIKVLDIIKECEIEKVGLATQVK